A genomic stretch from Bosea sp. F3-2 includes:
- the glmM gene encoding phosphoglucosamine mutase, translated as MTRKYFGTDGIRGRANGVITPDLALKVGQATGLAFRRGEYRHRVVIGKDTRLSGYMIEYALVAGFTSVGMDVMLLGPMPTPAVAMLTRSMRADLGVMISASHNAYEDNGIKLFGPDGYKLNDEVEREIEALIDADLGPRLSTSPMLGRAKRIDSADARYVEFAKRTLPRNLSLEGLRIVLDCANGAAYKVAPQALWELGAEVITIGVEPDGFNINREIGSTHPSTLIEKVKELRADVGIALDGDADRVLVVDEHGHIVDGDQLMAVIARSWMEDGRLSAPGIVATVMSNLGLERYLAGLGLSLARTAVGDRYVLEHMRNHGFNLGGEQSGHIILSDFGTTGDGLVAALQLLAVVQRMDKPVSEVCHCFEPLPQILKNVRYKAGKPLEQQPVISAIEAAKQLLGDSGRLVIRPSGTEPVIRVMAEGDDRDLVERAVDDVVEAVTKAAA; from the coding sequence ATGACGCGCAAATATTTTGGAACTGACGGCATTCGTGGGCGGGCGAACGGCGTCATTACGCCCGATCTTGCCTTGAAGGTCGGCCAGGCTACCGGCCTCGCCTTTCGCCGCGGCGAATATCGCCATCGGGTCGTGATCGGCAAGGATACCCGCCTCTCCGGCTACATGATCGAATATGCCTTGGTCGCCGGCTTCACCTCGGTCGGAATGGATGTGATGCTGCTCGGCCCGATGCCGACGCCGGCCGTCGCCATGCTGACGCGCTCGATGCGCGCCGATCTCGGCGTGATGATCTCGGCCTCGCACAACGCCTATGAGGACAACGGCATCAAGCTGTTCGGGCCCGATGGCTACAAGCTCAACGACGAGGTCGAGCGGGAGATCGAGGCGCTGATCGATGCCGATCTCGGCCCGCGCCTGTCGACTTCGCCGATGCTCGGCCGGGCCAAGCGCATCGACAGCGCCGATGCGCGCTATGTCGAGTTCGCCAAGCGGACGCTGCCGCGCAATTTGAGCCTTGAAGGCCTGCGCATCGTGCTCGATTGCGCCAATGGTGCCGCCTACAAGGTCGCGCCGCAGGCGCTCTGGGAGCTGGGCGCCGAAGTCATCACCATCGGCGTCGAGCCCGACGGCTTCAACATCAACCGCGAGATCGGCTCGACCCATCCTTCGACGCTGATCGAGAAGGTCAAGGAGCTGCGCGCCGATGTCGGCATCGCGCTCGATGGCGACGCCGACCGCGTGCTCGTCGTCGACGAGCACGGCCATATCGTCGATGGCGACCAGCTCATGGCCGTGATCGCGCGCAGCTGGATGGAAGACGGTCGTCTCTCGGCTCCCGGCATCGTCGCGACCGTGATGTCCAATCTCGGGCTGGAGCGTTATCTGGCGGGGCTCGGCCTGTCGCTGGCGCGCACGGCGGTCGGTGACCGCTATGTGCTGGAGCATATGCGCAACCACGGCTTCAACCTCGGCGGCGAGCAGTCCGGCCATATCATCCTGTCGGATTTCGGCACGACCGGCGACGGCCTCGTCGCGGCGCTGCAGCTGCTCGCAGTGGTCCAGCGGATGGACAAGCCGGTCTCGGAGGTCTGCCACTGCTTCGAGCCGCTGCCACAGATCCTCAAGAATGTGCGCTACAAGGCCGGCAAGCCGCTGGAGCAGCAGCCCGTCATCAGCGCCATCGAGGCGGCGAAGCAGTTGCTGGGCGACAGTGGCCGCCTGGTGATCCGCCCGTCGGGAACCGAGCCGGTGATCCGCGTCATGGCGGAGGGCGACGACCGCGACCTGGTCGAGCGCGCGGTGGACGATGTCGTCGAGGCGGTGACGAAGGCTGCGGCCTGA
- a CDS encoding SDR family NAD(P)-dependent oxidoreductase, whose amino-acid sequence MSLSLFSLEGKIALVTGSGQGIGLALAEGLSDAGAHVVLNGRDKAKLERAQQALTAAGRKASIAPFDVTDQKAVEAGVAAIEADIGPIDILINNAGMQKRAPITEFPVEGWHEVMNTNLHSVFYVTQAVAKRMVPRKRGKIINIGSVQSELGRATIIPYTASKGAVKMMTRGLAAELGKHNIQANAIGPGYFATELNAALMADEAFSNWLCSRTPANRWGETKELVGAAIFLSSAASDYVNGHLLMVDGGLTAVV is encoded by the coding sequence ATGTCGCTGTCGCTGTTCAGTCTCGAAGGCAAGATCGCGCTCGTCACCGGCTCCGGCCAGGGCATCGGGCTTGCACTCGCGGAAGGCCTGTCGGACGCGGGCGCCCATGTCGTGCTGAACGGCCGCGACAAGGCCAAGCTCGAGCGGGCGCAGCAGGCGCTCACTGCGGCCGGCCGCAAGGCCTCCATCGCTCCCTTCGATGTCACCGACCAGAAGGCGGTCGAGGCCGGTGTCGCGGCGATCGAGGCCGACATCGGACCGATCGACATCCTGATCAACAATGCCGGCATGCAGAAGCGCGCGCCGATCACCGAATTTCCGGTCGAGGGCTGGCACGAGGTGATGAACACCAACCTGCATTCGGTGTTCTACGTCACCCAGGCGGTGGCGAAACGGATGGTGCCGCGCAAGCGTGGCAAGATCATCAATATCGGCTCGGTGCAGAGCGAGCTCGGCCGCGCCACCATCATCCCCTACACCGCCTCGAAGGGCGCGGTGAAGATGATGACGCGGGGCTTGGCCGCCGAGCTCGGCAAGCACAACATCCAGGCCAACGCCATCGGCCCCGGCTACTTCGCCACCGAGCTCAACGCCGCCCTGATGGCGGACGAGGCCTTTTCGAACTGGCTCTGCAGCCGCACGCCCGCCAACCGCTGGGGCGAGACCAAGGAGCTGGTCGGCGCCGCGATCTTCCTGTCCTCAGCGGCGTCGGACTACGTCAACGGCCACCTGCTGATGGTCGATGGCGGCCTGACCGCCGTGGTGTGA
- a CDS encoding L-idonate 5-dehydrogenase, which translates to MRAVVIHAEKDLRVEPTTAPALGPRDVRVRIEAGGICGSDLHYYLHGGFGTIRVREPMILGHEIAGRVEAVGGDVSRVKPGDRVAVNPSRACGHCRYCQMGLQQHCSDMLFYGSAMRFPHVQGGFRDVLVVEERQAVKVAPHVTAAEAAFAEPLSVCLHAAKRAGPLLGKRVLVTGAGPIGALTIVAAKAAGAAEIVATDVVDGPLPIARRMGATATVNVAAEPERLKDDYGAEKGAFDVMFEASGNQHALTGAFDVVRPGGVIVQIGVGGQFTLPMNVLVAKEFDLRGSFRFHEEFDWAVAMIGSGNIDLSPLLTATIPVDRAVEAFDLAADKSRAIKVQLDFA; encoded by the coding sequence ATGCGGGCCGTCGTCATTCATGCCGAGAAGGATCTGCGTGTCGAGCCGACCACGGCGCCAGCGCTGGGACCACGCGACGTCCGCGTGCGGATCGAGGCCGGCGGCATCTGCGGCTCGGATCTGCACTATTATCTCCATGGCGGCTTCGGCACGATCCGCGTCCGCGAACCGATGATCCTCGGTCATGAGATAGCCGGCCGGGTCGAAGCGGTCGGCGGCGACGTTTCGCGGGTGAAGCCGGGCGACCGGGTTGCGGTCAATCCGAGCCGGGCCTGCGGCCATTGCCGCTATTGCCAGATGGGCCTGCAGCAGCACTGCTCGGACATGCTGTTCTACGGTTCGGCGATGCGCTTCCCGCATGTGCAGGGCGGCTTCCGCGACGTGCTCGTCGTCGAGGAGCGGCAGGCGGTGAAGGTGGCGCCTCATGTCACCGCCGCCGAGGCTGCCTTCGCCGAACCGCTCTCGGTCTGCCTGCACGCCGCCAAGCGCGCCGGCCCGCTGCTCGGCAAGCGCGTGCTGGTGACAGGGGCGGGGCCGATCGGTGCGCTCACCATCGTGGCGGCGAAGGCGGCGGGCGCCGCCGAGATCGTCGCGACCGATGTGGTCGACGGGCCGCTGCCGATTGCGCGCAGGATGGGCGCGACCGCGACCGTCAATGTCGCGGCCGAGCCCGAGCGGCTGAAAGATGATTACGGCGCGGAGAAGGGCGCCTTCGACGTGATGTTCGAGGCCTCCGGCAACCAGCATGCGCTGACCGGCGCCTTTGATGTGGTGCGGCCGGGCGGCGTCATCGTTCAGATCGGCGTCGGCGGGCAGTTCACGCTGCCGATGAATGTTCTGGTCGCCAAGGAATTCGACCTGCGCGGCTCCTTCCGCTTCCATGAGGAGTTCGATTGGGCGGTGGCGATGATCGGTTCGGGTAATATCGATCTCTCGCCGTTGCTGACGGCGACGATTCCGGTCGACCGCGCGGTCGAGGCCTTCGATCTGGCCGCAGACAAGTCGAGGGCGATCAAGGTGCAACTCGATTTTGCTTGA
- a CDS encoding alpha-D-ribose 1-methylphosphonate 5-triphosphate diphosphatase has product MSTKITGAQALLDELVATDVSIEGGRIASLGGASQTANLVLHAEGCLVLPGIVDCHGDAFERHIMPRPGVAFDIDLALRDADRALLASGITTAFHGVTWSWEPGLRGAENARRLVERIAALKPELGADTRFHMRHETFNLDAEEEIAAWLIEGRIGVLAFNDHTEGTLKSRHRPDKIGKMVERTGLSHDAFMELVDRVYARKGEVAGSIARLAEAARKAGVPTLSHDDMSPEMRREHRALGIAIAEFPINEATAHEAASVGEAVVFGAPNVVRGGSHTGCPAAEEMVRQGLCTILASDYYYPALPLAPFLLTERGTASFAATWKLVSENPATALGLTDRGRIASGLRADLVIVRPEPTPRVMATIAGGRLVHLADPDLLAG; this is encoded by the coding sequence ATGAGCACGAAGATCACGGGCGCCCAGGCGCTCCTCGACGAACTCGTAGCGACGGACGTCTCGATCGAAGGAGGCCGGATCGCCTCGCTGGGCGGAGCCTCGCAGACGGCGAATCTTGTGCTCCACGCCGAAGGCTGCTTGGTCCTGCCGGGTATCGTCGACTGCCATGGCGACGCCTTCGAGCGTCACATCATGCCGCGTCCGGGCGTTGCCTTTGATATCGACCTGGCGCTACGCGACGCCGACCGCGCCCTGCTGGCGAGCGGCATCACCACCGCCTTCCACGGCGTCACCTGGTCCTGGGAGCCGGGCCTGCGCGGCGCGGAGAATGCCCGCCGGCTGGTCGAGCGCATCGCTGCGCTCAAGCCGGAGCTGGGCGCCGATACCCGCTTCCACATGCGCCACGAGACCTTCAACCTCGATGCCGAGGAAGAGATCGCCGCATGGCTGATCGAGGGGCGCATCGGTGTCCTCGCCTTCAACGATCACACCGAAGGCACGCTGAAATCCCGCCACCGGCCGGACAAGATCGGCAAGATGGTCGAGCGTACCGGCCTGAGCCACGACGCGTTCATGGAACTGGTCGATCGCGTCTATGCCCGCAAGGGCGAGGTCGCGGGCTCGATCGCGCGGCTGGCCGAGGCGGCGCGCAAGGCCGGCGTGCCGACCCTATCCCATGACGATATGAGCCCTGAGATGCGGCGAGAACACCGCGCGCTCGGCATCGCCATCGCCGAGTTCCCGATCAATGAGGCGACGGCGCACGAAGCGGCCTCAGTTGGGGAAGCGGTCGTCTTCGGCGCACCGAACGTGGTGCGGGGCGGCTCGCATACGGGCTGCCCGGCCGCCGAGGAGATGGTGCGGCAGGGGCTCTGCACCATCCTGGCCTCCGACTACTACTATCCGGCGCTGCCGCTCGCGCCCTTCCTGCTCACCGAGCGCGGCACCGCCTCCTTCGCCGCAACTTGGAAACTGGTCTCGGAGAACCCGGCGACAGCGCTGGGATTGACCGACCGCGGCCGGATCGCGTCGGGCTTGAGGGCCGACCTCGTCATCGTCAGGCCGGAGCCCACGCCGCGCGTGATGGCAACGATCGCAGGCGGTCGGCTCGTCCATCTCGCCGATCCGGACCTGCTCGCTGGCTGA